The region CCTATGATACGATCGTACGGATGGCACAGGATTTTTCCATGCGATACCCGCTGATCGACGGCCAGGGGAACTTCGGTTCCATAGACGGTGACCCGCCGGCGGCGATGCGGTACACCGAGATCCGCATGGCCCGCATAACCGAGGAAATGCTTGCCGATCTCGACAAGGAAACGGTTGATTTCAATCCGAACTACGACGAGTCTCTCATGGAACCGGCGGTTCTGCCTACGAAGATCCCCGAACTGCTGCTGAACGGTTCCTCGGGGATCGCCGTAGGCGTCACCACGAATATTCCGCCCCATAATATCCGGGAGATCGCCGATGGGATCATCGCCCTGATACGGGATCCGCACATGACGGTGGAATCCCTGATGCGGTACGTGCAGGGGCCCGATTTCCCCACGGCGGGGTTCATCAACGGACGGGGAGGGATCGTGAACGCCTACCGGACGGGACGGGGGATCATCCGCATGAGGGCCCGGGCCATCGTCGAGAGGAACGCCCGGAGCGAGCGGGAAAGCATCGTGGTGACGGAACTTCCCTACATGGTGAACAAGGCAAGCCTCATCGAAAAGATCTCTGAACTGGTGAAGGAGAAAAAGATAGACGGCATCGCCGACCTGCGGGACGAATCGGACCGCGACGGCATGCGCATCGTCATCGATCTGAAGCGGGATGAAATGTCCGGTGTCATCCTGAACCAGTTGTACAAGCATACACCGATGGAATCGACGTTCGGGATTATCATGCTCGCCATCGAGAACGGCCAGCCGAAAATTTTCAACCTGAAGGAAATGCTCCAGAGTTTCGTGGACTTCAGAAAACAGGTCATCACGCGGCGGACCATCTTCGAGTTGCGGCGCGCTCAGGAGCGGCTTCACATTCTCGAAGGGTTGATCATAGCCCTCGACAATATTGATGAGATCATCGCCATCATAAAGCAGTCCGAAAACGGTCAGGAAGCGGCACAGCAGATGACCGCCCGGTTCGGTCTTTCAGACGCACAGACGAAAGCGATCCTCGACATGAGACTCCAGCGCTTGACGGGCCTGGAGCGGGACAAGATCCGTGACGAGCACCGGGAAGTGACGGTCCTGGTAGCGGAGCTGGAAGGAATTCTCGCGGACCCGCAGAAGATTCTTGATATCATCGTGGGGGAACAGGAAGAACTGAAGAACCGCTACGGTGACGCGCGCAGAACGGAGATCGTGCAGGACAGCGAAGAAATAGACATCGAAGACATGATCGTCGAGGAGGATATGGTGGTCACCATATCGCATCTCGGCTACATCAAGAGGAACCCCGTCAGCCTGTACCGGAGCCAGCGCCGCGGCGGGCGGGGCAAGGTCGGCATGGGGACCAAGGAGGACGATTTCGTGGAACGGCTCTTCGTGGCCTCCACCCACAGCCACATCCTCTTCTTCACGAACACGGGCCGTGTCCACTGGCTCAAGATATACCAGATACCCCAGGCGGGACGGGCCGCCCGCGGCAAGGCGATCGTCAACCTGATCGGCATCAGCAGCGGCGAGAGGGTAACGGCCGTGCTGCCGGTGACGGAATTCCTGACGGACCGCTTCATCGTTATGGCCACCAAGAAGGGTATTATCAAGAAAACGGATCTGATGGCCTATTCCAATCCGCGAACGGGGGGCATCATCGCCTTGACGCTGGACGAGGGTGACGAGTTGATCGCCGTGAGGCAAACGGATGGAGATCAGGAGATATTCCTCGGGACAAGAAAGGGCAAGGCGATCCGGTTCAGGGAGACCGCGGTGCGTTCGATGGGGCGGACGGCGCGGGGAGTCACCGGGATCAGGATGGGCAAGGATGATTCCGTTATCGGTATGGAGATCATGGGGGAAACAAGCTCGATCCTGACAGTTTCGGAAAACGGATACGGAAAGAGGACCACTCTCGGAGAGTACCGCCTCCAGGCACGGGGAGGAAAGGGGATCATCAATATCAAGACCGTTCCCAAGATAGGTCTTGTTTCCGGAATCAAGCAGGTCCTGGGGAACGAGGATATCATCCTTATCAGTAACGCCGGGAAGATAATCCGGTTCCGCGTCGAAGAGGTTCCCCTGCTGCACAGGAGCACCCAGGGCGTGAAACTGATAGGGCTCGATGAGGGAGAAAAGTTCGTCTCCATCGCCCGGGCCGAGCGGGAAGAACGGGAGGAACGAGAGGGACGGGAAAACGGCGATATACCGTTGGAGGAACTCCTGGAAGGCGAAGAAGAAACACTGCCCGACATGCCGGAGGAATAATGGGTGAGAGTCTTTCGCGCCGTGAAAACGATCCTTTCATTGTTCATCTTCCGGTTTTGATCCGCGGCGCCGGTCGGAACGGGGAGGACCATGACGATGGAACACAGGACCCGGGAAAGGATCCCGTACAGGATATTCGAGCATACGGCGGACCTCGGCGTCGAGATCTATGGCCGGAGTCGGGAGGAGCTGTTTTCGAACGCTGCAGGGGCTATTTGTGATATCGTAACAGAGGGCTGGGACGTCGGGACCGCTCATGAGCGTATTATAGAAGCGGAGGGGACCGACGGAGAAGACCTCCTGGTGAATTTCCTGCGGGAGGTCCTTTATCTCCTGAACGGGAAGGGATTTATCTCCCGGGAATGCAGAGTCGCGTTCACCGGTGATGAAAGGCTTTCGGCCGCACTGCGGGGGGAGCCCCTTGATATGAAAAAGCACCGGCTCACCCGGGAAATAAAGGCGGTCACCTATCATCAGGTCTCGCTGAAGCAGACCGGCGATGGGTGGTCGGCACGGGTGATATTCGATGTCTGACCTGAACATGGAAAAACTGGACGAGTATCGCTGGATCATTCCGCCCGTCGGCGGGATGCGGGTACCCGGACTGATCTATTCCTCGGCGAAGATGATCGGCGGGATCGGAGCCGATGAAAGCCCCCGGCAGGTTGCAAATGTTGCACATCTCCCCGGAATAATTAAATATTCCATGGCAATGCCCGACATGCACTGGGGCTACGGATTTCCCATCGGCGGTGTCGCCGCCTTCGATACCGATGAAGGCGTCGTCTCGCCGGGCGGTGTCGGCTATGACATCAACTGCGGTGTCCGTCTCATGACGACGAAGCTCCGGCACGAGGAGATCGCCCCCGTCATGCCGAAGCTGGTACCGGCGCTCTTTCGTGAGATCCCGACCGGTGTCGGTTCCCGGGGTGCGCTGAAGCTGTCCCTGAAGGAGGAACGCAAGGTCCTGGTCGAAGGGGCCCGCTGGGCGGTCGCCAACGGATACGGGACACCGGAGGACCTGGAAACGACGGAAGACGGCGGCACGATGGCGGGAGCCGACCCGGGGACCCTCAGTGACCGGGCCCTCGATCGGGGTCGTGACCAGGTGGGGACCCTGGGTTCGGGGAATCATTTTCTCGAGATAGAGGTGGTTGAAGAGATCTTCGATGAGGAGGCGGCCCGCGCCTTCGGTCTTGAATTGGACCAGGTCGCCGTTGTCATTCATTCCGGTTCCCGGGGATTGGGATACCAGGTATGCGATGATTTCCTCGCCCGCATGATGAAGCAGGCCGATGGACTGGGTTTTTCACTTCCCGACCGGCAGCTGGCCTGTGCCTATATCCGGTCGTCCATCGGCCGGGAATACCTGTCGGCCATGGCCTGTGCCGCCAACTATGCCTGGGCGAACCGCCAGATGCTCATGCACTGGACACGGCAGACCTTCGAGACGACCCTTCAAAGATCACCACGGGAGATCGGTATGCGGCTCCTCTATGATGTCTGTCACAACATAGCAAAGATGGAAACGATCCCCCTGGAAGGGAAAGAGCGTCGGTTATGCGTCCACCGGAAAGGGGCGACGAGGGCCTTTCCCCCCGGCCATCCGGCCCTCCCGGGACGGTACCGCCCCGTGGGACAGCCCGTGCTTATCCCGGGAGATATGGGTACCGGGTCCTACGTTCTGGCGGGGACGGAAAAGGCCTTTCAGGACACCTTCGGAAGCACCTGCCACGGTGCCGGGCGGGTGATGAGCCGCAGCCGGGCGAAAAAGGAAAGCAGGAACCGGTCCATCGGGAGGGAACTGGCGGACCGGGGCATTCTGGTCATGGCGACGGGCAAGGGGACCCTTCACGAGGAAATTCCCGAAGCATACAAGGACATCGATGATGTCGTCGATGTGGTCCATCGGGCCGGGATATCGAAGAAAGTTGCCAGACTCAAGGCGGTGGGGTGTATCAAGGGATAAGGTCCCTGGGGGGACCCTGCGCTCGCGGGGAGCACATGTAAAGCGACGAAGAAAGCGAAAACACGACGGAGAGGGTATGTGATGGACAAGCAGGAAACATTCGATGTTATCATCATCGGCG is a window of Deltaproteobacteria bacterium DNA encoding:
- the gyrA gene encoding DNA gyrase subunit A; the encoded protein is MDQLYQRNMPVTIEDEMKRSYMEYAMSVIVGRAIPDVRDGLKPVHRRALFAMADLGNRWNRSYKKSARIVGDIIGKYHPHGDAAAYDTIVRMAQDFSMRYPLIDGQGNFGSIDGDPPAAMRYTEIRMARITEEMLADLDKETVDFNPNYDESLMEPAVLPTKIPELLLNGSSGIAVGVTTNIPPHNIREIADGIIALIRDPHMTVESLMRYVQGPDFPTAGFINGRGGIVNAYRTGRGIIRMRARAIVERNARSERESIVVTELPYMVNKASLIEKISELVKEKKIDGIADLRDESDRDGMRIVIDLKRDEMSGVILNQLYKHTPMESTFGIIMLAIENGQPKIFNLKEMLQSFVDFRKQVITRRTIFELRRAQERLHILEGLIIALDNIDEIIAIIKQSENGQEAAQQMTARFGLSDAQTKAILDMRLQRLTGLERDKIRDEHREVTVLVAELEGILADPQKILDIIVGEQEELKNRYGDARRTEIVQDSEEIDIEDMIVEEDMVVTISHLGYIKRNPVSLYRSQRRGGRGKVGMGTKEDDFVERLFVASTHSHILFFTNTGRVHWLKIYQIPQAGRAARGKAIVNLIGISSGERVTAVLPVTEFLTDRFIVMATKKGIIKKTDLMAYSNPRTGGIIALTLDEGDELIAVRQTDGDQEIFLGTRKGKAIRFRETAVRSMGRTARGVTGIRMGKDDSVIGMEIMGETSSILTVSENGYGKRTTLGEYRLQARGGKGIINIKTVPKIGLVSGIKQVLGNEDIILISNAGKIIRFRVEEVPLLHRSTQGVKLIGLDEGEKFVSIARAEREEREEREGRENGDIPLEELLEGEEETLPDMPEE
- a CDS encoding archease, which encodes MEHRTRERIPYRIFEHTADLGVEIYGRSREELFSNAAGAICDIVTEGWDVGTAHERIIEAEGTDGEDLLVNFLREVLYLLNGKGFISRECRVAFTGDERLSAALRGEPLDMKKHRLTREIKAVTYHQVSLKQTGDGWSARVIFDV
- a CDS encoding RtcB family protein — encoded protein: MEKLDEYRWIIPPVGGMRVPGLIYSSAKMIGGIGADESPRQVANVAHLPGIIKYSMAMPDMHWGYGFPIGGVAAFDTDEGVVSPGGVGYDINCGVRLMTTKLRHEEIAPVMPKLVPALFREIPTGVGSRGALKLSLKEERKVLVEGARWAVANGYGTPEDLETTEDGGTMAGADPGTLSDRALDRGRDQVGTLGSGNHFLEIEVVEEIFDEEAARAFGLELDQVAVVIHSGSRGLGYQVCDDFLARMMKQADGLGFSLPDRQLACAYIRSSIGREYLSAMACAANYAWANRQMLMHWTRQTFETTLQRSPREIGMRLLYDVCHNIAKMETIPLEGKERRLCVHRKGATRAFPPGHPALPGRYRPVGQPVLIPGDMGTGSYVLAGTEKAFQDTFGSTCHGAGRVMSRSRAKKESRNRSIGRELADRGILVMATGKGTLHEEIPEAYKDIDDVVDVVHRAGISKKVARLKAVGCIKG